From the genome of Deinococcus sp. AJ005, one region includes:
- the glp gene encoding gephyrin-like molybdotransferase Glp, which yields MSAPTSSGHPFPMHVSVAEAREMLATLLPELETETVPIAQALGRTLAADLEALVSHPSATESALDGIAAREADTLSASAEAPVRLKIVGESRAGMPFDGRVGAGECVRIYTGAPLPRGADAICPVEELADGGPEHVHLLRPAFPADVRPEGGDFRAGETVMRAGLRLSAPRVALAVSLGHARLPVRRKLRVALLSTGDEVIEPGLPLQAGQVYDSNRVGLSAMLEESGCEVIELGHAPDSPASLQAAIASAGGADMLLTSGGVSMGKYDFMRDLLIERGRVSFWKVRMRPGGPAILGGWNGLPVFGLPGNPVSSLVVFHVIVRPALTGQPVQSLKLRAATPFRGLKDKTAFWRGVITDGEVSDYGPQGSGILRSLSDADALVIVPEGGGVQAGDVVDVVLL from the coding sequence ATGTCTGCCCCCACTTCTTCCGGCCACCCCTTCCCGATGCACGTCAGCGTGGCCGAGGCCCGCGAAATGCTGGCCACGCTGCTGCCCGAACTGGAGACCGAGACCGTGCCTATCGCTCAGGCGCTGGGCCGCACCCTGGCCGCCGATCTGGAGGCCCTGGTCAGCCATCCCAGCGCCACCGAGAGTGCCCTGGACGGCATCGCCGCGCGTGAGGCGGACACGCTGAGCGCCAGCGCCGAGGCCCCGGTACGCCTGAAGATCGTGGGCGAGAGCCGCGCCGGAATGCCGTTTGATGGCCGCGTGGGCGCGGGCGAGTGCGTGCGGATCTACACGGGTGCGCCGCTACCGCGCGGGGCGGACGCGATCTGTCCTGTCGAGGAATTGGCCGATGGCGGCCCCGAACACGTCCATCTACTGCGCCCCGCCTTTCCCGCCGACGTGCGCCCCGAGGGCGGCGACTTCCGCGCGGGCGAAACAGTGATGCGCGCTGGCCTGCGCCTGAGCGCCCCCCGCGTGGCGCTGGCCGTCTCGCTGGGCCACGCCCGCCTGCCGGTGCGCCGCAAATTGCGCGTGGCGCTGCTGTCCACCGGGGACGAGGTGATTGAGCCAGGGTTACCTCTGCAAGCGGGTCAGGTCTACGACAGCAACCGCGTGGGCCTGTCGGCCATGCTGGAGGAAAGCGGCTGCGAGGTCATTGAGCTGGGCCACGCCCCCGATAGCCCGGCGTCTCTACAGGCGGCCATCGCAAGTGCGGGCGGCGCGGACATGCTGCTGACCAGCGGCGGCGTCAGCATGGGCAAGTACGACTTCATGCGCGATCTGTTGATCGAACGTGGCCGGGTCTCCTTCTGGAAGGTGCGGATGCGGCCCGGCGGCCCGGCCATTCTGGGCGGCTGGAACGGCCTGCCCGTCTTCGGCCTGCCAGGGAATCCAGTCAGCAGTCTGGTGGTCTTCCACGTCATCGTGCGCCCCGCCCTGACCGGGCAGCCGGTGCAGAGCCTGAAACTGCGCGCCGCCACGCCCTTTCGTGGCCTTAAAGACAAGACCGCCTTCTGGCGCGGTGTCATTACAGACGGAGAGGTGAGCGATTACGGCCCCCAAGGCAGCGGCATCCTGCGTTCGCTGAGCGACGCCGACGCGCTGGTGATCGTGCCGGAGGGCGGCGGTGTGCAGGCCGGAGACGTGGTGGACGTGGTGCTGCTGTAG
- a CDS encoding ankyrin repeat domain-containing protein has product MSADHEPQTHPQSADATDAEVLDIMQSAFEAARNGDADFLKTWLEKGLPPNLQNTRGDTLLMLAAYHSHTEAVRTLLDHGGDPDILNDQGQTPLMGAAFRGDQATAELLVERGAGLDVAAPGGRTALMMAAMFNRMDMLNWLLELGADPNMRDAGGASAADAARVMGAAQTAARLDAVMAARGEDATAD; this is encoded by the coding sequence ATGTCTGCCGATCACGAGCCACAAACCCATCCACAATCCGCCGACGCCACCGACGCCGAGGTGCTGGACATCATGCAGTCGGCCTTCGAGGCGGCGCGCAACGGAGACGCCGACTTCCTGAAAACGTGGCTGGAAAAGGGCCTGCCGCCCAACCTCCAGAACACGCGCGGCGACACGCTGCTGATGCTGGCGGCCTACCACAGCCACACGGAAGCGGTTCGCACACTGCTGGACCACGGCGGCGATCCCGACATCCTGAATGATCAGGGACAGACACCACTGATGGGCGCGGCCTTCCGGGGCGATCAGGCCACCGCCGAGTTGCTGGTAGAGCGCGGCGCGGGGCTGGACGTGGCCGCGCCCGGCGGCAGGACGGCGCTGATGATGGCCGCCATGTTTAACCGCATGGACATGCTGAACTGGCTGCTGGAGCTGGGGGCCGATCCCAACATGCGTGACGCGGGTGGGGCCAGCGCCGCAGACGCCGCACGCGTGATGGGCGCGGCACAGACGGCGGCAAGATTGGACGCTGTGATGGCGGCCCGTGGCGAGGATGCCACCGCTGACTAG
- a CDS encoding S9 family peptidase, producing MSILTRIRQINRRRALGWAAFSYTVAVLSGAFLGAEITLRSKTRRVKGEFVPVGRRGNSVYLPASPETLSRGVVGIVPLLPNKGHAILGPPKLAGTLVRREILEERGVLPNGSLAWVSTFVYNGTPQQLGIPFQHTAVHTEVGEMPAWHIPAVSGEKDAIAIVIHGHGGQRAQALRMLPALRRAGVASLFVTFRNAHGAPRVGKGYLSLGDGEAADVISALEWAKTAGYKRAILYGFSMGGNVALCVLRPRYQPYPIPVTGVALDCPALDWRDTIRSNGQRYGIPTFMARHIGNFVQFLVTRRSGQDFDVVDQLAAAPSFNLPILLWHGTRDATIPIRQSDALAAARPDLVEYHRVEGAKHIRCWNINPQKYDAELEAFIARVLPGVKV from the coding sequence GTGTCCATCCTCACCCGAATCCGCCAGATCAATCGCCGCCGCGCACTGGGCTGGGCTGCTTTCTCTTATACGGTAGCCGTCCTGAGCGGCGCGTTCCTGGGCGCAGAGATTACCCTGCGGTCCAAGACGCGGCGGGTGAAGGGCGAGTTCGTTCCGGTGGGGCGGCGGGGCAATTCGGTGTATCTGCCTGCCTCGCCGGAAACGCTGTCGCGCGGGGTGGTGGGCATCGTGCCGCTGCTGCCGAACAAGGGTCACGCGATTCTGGGGCCGCCCAAACTGGCCGGAACGCTGGTGCGGCGCGAGATTCTGGAGGAGCGCGGCGTGCTGCCCAACGGTTCGCTGGCGTGGGTCTCCACCTTCGTCTATAACGGCACGCCGCAGCAACTGGGCATCCCGTTCCAGCACACGGCGGTTCATACGGAAGTCGGGGAGATGCCCGCGTGGCACATTCCCGCCGTGTCGGGCGAGAAGGATGCCATTGCCATCGTCATTCACGGTCACGGCGGGCAGCGGGCGCAGGCGCTGAGGATGCTTCCGGCGTTGCGGAGGGCAGGGGTGGCCTCGCTGTTCGTCACCTTCCGCAACGCGCACGGTGCGCCGCGTGTGGGCAAGGGCTACCTGAGCCTGGGCGACGGCGAGGCTGCCGACGTGATTTCCGCGCTGGAGTGGGCTAAAACTGCCGGGTACAAACGGGCTATCCTGTACGGCTTCAGCATGGGCGGTAACGTCGCGCTGTGCGTGCTGCGGCCCCGGTATCAGCCGTATCCGATTCCAGTGACGGGCGTGGCGCTGGATTGCCCGGCGCTGGACTGGCGCGACACCATCCGCAGCAACGGGCAGCGCTACGGCATTCCCACGTTTATGGCGCGTCACATCGGCAACTTCGTGCAGTTTCTGGTCACGCGGCGCAGCGGGCAGGATTTTGATGTGGTGGATCAACTGGCCGCCGCCCCCAGTTTCAACCTGCCCATATTGCTGTGGCACGGCACGCGCGACGCCACCATTCCCATCCGCCAGTCCGACGCGCTGGCCGCCGCCCGCCCCGATCTGGTGGAATACCACCGTGTGGAGGGGGCCAAACACATCCGCTGCTGGAACATCAATCCGCAGAAATATGACGCGGAGTTGGAGGCGTTCATAGCGAGGGTTTTGCCGGGGGTGAAGGTATGA
- a CDS encoding peptidylprolyl isomerase — MNIEQDKVVELDYKLTVKGEVVDQSEPGEPLTYLHGHSNIIPGLEKALEGKGEGDTMQVTVQPEDGYGERDEDNTEELAREDFEDDIEIGETYYAQAEDGSVIPFTVMELNGDMVKVDFNPPLAGEVLNFDVTVVGVRDASAEELEHGHAHTPDMMEHEHDA, encoded by the coding sequence ATGAACATTGAACAGGACAAAGTTGTCGAGTTGGATTACAAGCTGACCGTGAAGGGCGAGGTTGTCGATCAGAGTGAACCCGGCGAGCCGCTGACCTATCTGCACGGCCATAGCAACATCATTCCAGGCTTGGAAAAGGCGCTGGAAGGCAAGGGCGAGGGCGACACCATGCAGGTGACCGTGCAGCCCGAGGACGGTTACGGCGAGCGCGACGAGGACAACACCGAGGAACTGGCCCGCGAGGATTTCGAGGACGACATCGAGATCGGTGAAACGTATTACGCGCAGGCCGAGGACGGCAGCGTGATTCCCTTCACGGTCATGGAACTGAACGGCGACATGGTCAAGGTGGATTTCAACCCCCCGCTGGCCGGCGAGGTCCTGAACTTCGACGTGACTGTGGTGGGCGTGCGTGACGCCAGCGCCGAGGAACTGGAACACGGCCACGCCCATACCCCGGACATGATGGAACACGAACACGACGCGTAA
- the aspS gene encoding aspartate--tRNA(Asn) ligase, which produces MTTETQPATASAQKLPRTLTRDLAQHDGQTVRLQGFVHARRDLGGVQFVVLRDVSGITQCVGSGLALPLPESSIEVIGKVKAHPKAPGGFEVQIEDFKVVSAAVEAPPLEIPKMEWNVNPETMLDYRYVSLRGLRERAALKVQGEIVYGFHTYLRENGFTEISTPKIVSAGAEGGANLFKLDYFGEQAYLAQSPQLYKQIMVGVFERVYEVAAVYRAEEHATSRHLNEYLSLDIEMGFIDSEEDVMALQNGLLASIMERLRETSAGEFELLGATIPDVPAHIPRIPLMEARALVTEKYGHQVGGKDLDPEAERLLSQHFAETEGSDFVFVTKYPRAARPFYTHADHNADGTLNPDLTRGYDLLFRGIEITSGGQRIHNYAMLMDSIRAYKMNPDAMTGYSEVFKFGMPPHGGFAIGAERLTAKLLGIANVRYARAFPRDRNRLTP; this is translated from the coding sequence ATGACCACCGAAACCCAGCCCGCAACTGCATCAGCACAGAAACTCCCCCGCACCCTGACCCGTGATCTCGCGCAGCACGACGGGCAGACCGTGCGCCTGCAAGGCTTCGTCCACGCCCGGCGCGATCTGGGCGGCGTGCAGTTCGTGGTGCTGCGCGACGTGTCCGGCATTACCCAGTGCGTGGGCAGCGGCCTCGCATTGCCTCTGCCCGAGAGCAGCATCGAGGTGATCGGCAAGGTCAAGGCGCACCCCAAAGCGCCGGGCGGATTTGAGGTGCAGATCGAGGACTTCAAGGTGGTCAGCGCCGCCGTGGAAGCGCCGCCCCTCGAAATCCCCAAGATGGAATGGAACGTCAACCCCGAGACCATGCTGGATTACCGTTACGTCTCGCTGCGCGGCCTGCGCGAACGGGCGGCGCTGAAGGTACAGGGCGAGATCGTCTACGGCTTCCATACCTACCTGCGCGAAAACGGCTTTACCGAGATCAGCACGCCCAAGATCGTCTCGGCGGGGGCGGAGGGCGGCGCGAACCTGTTCAAGCTGGATTACTTCGGCGAACAGGCGTATCTGGCGCAGAGTCCTCAGCTTTACAAGCAGATCATGGTGGGCGTCTTCGAGCGGGTGTACGAGGTGGCCGCCGTCTATCGCGCCGAGGAACACGCCACCAGTCGCCACCTGAACGAATACCTGTCGCTGGACATCGAAATGGGCTTTATCGACAGCGAGGAAGATGTCATGGCCCTTCAGAACGGCCTACTGGCGTCCATCATGGAGCGGCTGCGCGAGACCAGCGCCGGGGAGTTTGAGCTGCTGGGTGCGACGATTCCCGACGTTCCGGCCCACATCCCGCGCATCCCGTTGATGGAAGCCCGCGCACTGGTGACCGAGAAATACGGGCATCAGGTCGGCGGTAAAGATTTAGACCCGGAAGCCGAACGTCTGCTGAGCCAGCACTTCGCGGAAACCGAGGGCAGCGATTTCGTGTTCGTGACCAAGTACCCGCGCGCCGCCCGGCCCTTCTACACGCACGCCGATCACAACGCGGACGGCACACTGAACCCTGATCTCACGCGCGGCTACGATCTGCTGTTCCGGGGCATAGAGATCACCTCCGGTGGGCAGCGCATCCACAATTACGCCATGCTGATGGACTCGATCCGCGCCTACAAGATGAACCCCGACGCCATGACCGGTTACTCAGAGGTCTTCAAATTCGGCATGCCCCCGCACGGCGGTTTCGCCATCGGGGCCGAGCGGTTGACAGCCAAGCTGCTGGGCATTGCCAACGTGCGCTATGCCCGCGCATTCCCCAGGGACCGGAACCGCCTGACGCCCTGA
- a CDS encoding Ig-like domain-containing protein produces the protein MKTLLLPILSISLLLAACGSGTPQPAADITAPAVGLNASQSGTSVNLLATATDNVKVTKVEFYRGSTLISTDDSAPYAAIATVSAADNGNVTYTARAFDAAGNVGQGSKTITVSVTPPPATKKLYQGVWSWAIGDLASRAVIDSGVTVFADEFASEGRTIAFGVYANQTELAAEGTGKFGAALMGPVVQAGNLDVGFFLGTDENAGIFFIGQDSDNTLGVFQGKAAFEGTGNIATATNEAGQAVAIALVQVSDTVPTSAAARDGLNMQGKRMAAQALQAAFVSPAQATAKANPALFRAMQQKLQLNR, from the coding sequence GTGAAGACACTCCTCCTCCCAATTCTCAGCATCTCCCTGCTGCTTGCCGCCTGTGGTAGCGGCACTCCACAGCCCGCCGCCGACATCACCGCGCCCGCCGTTGGCCTGAACGCCTCCCAGAGTGGAACCAGCGTCAACCTGCTGGCCACGGCCACCGACAACGTGAAGGTCACCAAAGTGGAGTTCTACCGGGGCAGCACCCTGATCAGCACCGACGATTCCGCGCCCTATGCGGCCATTGCCACCGTTTCAGCCGCCGACAATGGCAACGTGACCTACACGGCCAGAGCGTTTGATGCCGCAGGCAATGTAGGGCAGGGCAGCAAGACAATTACGGTGAGCGTGACGCCGCCTCCTGCCACCAAGAAGCTGTATCAGGGCGTATGGAGCTGGGCCATTGGTGACCTGGCCTCCAGGGCAGTGATCGACAGCGGCGTGACGGTGTTCGCGGATGAATTTGCCAGCGAAGGCCGGACCATTGCCTTTGGGGTGTATGCCAACCAGACAGAGCTTGCAGCCGAAGGCACGGGCAAGTTCGGCGCGGCCCTGATGGGTCCCGTGGTTCAGGCAGGCAATTTGGACGTGGGCTTCTTTCTGGGCACGGACGAGAATGCCGGAATCTTTTTCATCGGTCAGGACAGCGACAACACACTGGGCGTGTTCCAGGGTAAAGCCGCTTTCGAGGGAACGGGCAACATCGCCACCGCCACCAATGAAGCAGGGCAGGCTGTGGCGATAGCCCTGGTCCAGGTGAGCGACACGGTCCCCACCAGTGCAGCGGCGCGGGATGGGTTAAATATGCAGGGCAAGCGAATGGCAGCGCAGGCACTGCAAGCCGCTTTCGTCAGCCCCGCTCAGGCCACCGCCAAGGCCAATCCGGCACTGTTCAGGGCCATGCAGCAAAAGCTTCAGCTTAACCGCTGA
- a CDS encoding thiolase family protein: protein MNLKDAVIVSAVRTPVGRGIKGTLANTRPDDLAALVMNEAVRRAGIDAALVEDVYLGCAIPEAEQGLNVARLAALRAGMPDSVGGVTVNRFCSSGLQTIAMAAAAIQTGQAEVMLAGGVESMSMLPMSGHNPSPNPDLVDSRPGSYIGMGMTAENVADKYGISRADQDAFAFRSHQRAAAAQDAGRFDAEIVAVPVEKDTVKGTKIKSETVPFEKDELIRRDANLADMAKVRPAFKTTGSVTAANASPFSDGAAAVLMMSGDKAQELGLKPLAKFLGFAVAGVDPELMGIGPVKAIPKVLKQVGLTLADIDLIELNEAFAAQSLAVIRELGLNEEITNVNGGAIALGHPLGCSGAKLATTAIYELGRRGGGKALITMCIGGGMGAAGVLEVYPAEEKAQAAD, encoded by the coding sequence ATGAATCTAAAAGACGCAGTAATCGTATCCGCCGTCCGTACCCCCGTGGGACGCGGCATTAAAGGCACCCTCGCCAATACCCGCCCCGACGATCTGGCCGCACTGGTCATGAACGAGGCCGTGCGCCGCGCCGGAATTGATGCCGCTTTGGTGGAAGACGTCTACCTGGGCTGCGCCATTCCCGAAGCCGAGCAGGGCCTGAATGTGGCCCGCCTCGCCGCACTGCGTGCCGGAATGCCCGACAGCGTGGGCGGCGTGACCGTCAACCGCTTCTGCTCCAGCGGGCTACAGACCATTGCTATGGCGGCGGCGGCCATCCAGACTGGACAGGCGGAAGTGATGCTGGCCGGAGGTGTGGAAAGCATGAGCATGCTGCCCATGAGCGGCCACAACCCCAGCCCCAACCCTGATCTGGTGGACAGCCGCCCCGGCTCGTACATTGGCATGGGCATGACCGCCGAGAATGTGGCCGACAAGTACGGCATCAGCCGCGCCGATCAGGACGCCTTCGCCTTCCGCAGTCACCAACGCGCCGCCGCCGCCCAGGACGCCGGACGCTTTGACGCCGAGATCGTGGCCGTCCCGGTGGAGAAAGACACCGTGAAAGGCACCAAGATCAAGTCCGAGACCGTTCCGTTTGAAAAGGACGAGCTGATCCGCCGCGACGCCAACCTGGCGGACATGGCGAAGGTGCGCCCCGCCTTCAAGACCACTGGCAGCGTGACGGCAGCCAACGCCAGTCCTTTTTCTGACGGAGCCGCCGCCGTGCTGATGATGAGCGGCGACAAGGCGCAGGAGCTGGGCCTCAAGCCCCTCGCCAAGTTCCTGGGCTTCGCAGTGGCGGGCGTGGACCCCGAACTGATGGGCATCGGCCCGGTCAAGGCCATTCCGAAGGTGCTGAAGCAGGTGGGTTTGACCCTGGCCGACATTGACCTGATTGAGCTGAACGAGGCGTTCGCCGCCCAGAGCCTCGCGGTCATCCGTGAACTGGGCCTGAACGAGGAGATCACCAACGTCAACGGTGGCGCGATTGCGCTGGGCCACCCGCTGGGATGCAGCGGCGCGAAGCTGGCGACGACGGCCATCTACGAACTCGGACGGCGCGGCGGCGGCAAGGCGCTGATTACCATGTGTATCGGCGGCGGCATGGGCGCAGCGGGCGTGCTGGAAGTGTACCCGGCGGAAGAGAAGGCACAAGCGGCAGACTGA
- a CDS encoding U32 family peptidase — protein MLRPRVKPEVMSPVGGFPQLKAAVEAGADAVFFGVNPASGEGRADGAGFHARAKVGFDAEALPEIMRGLHARGVQGFVTFNVLVFDRELRDAERQLMALAEAGVDALIVQDHGVARLARQICPDLPIHGSTQMSITSAEGAEHARRFGASRVVLGRELSLKDIERIASQTDIELETFVHGALCVSYSGQCFSSEAWGGRSANRGQCAQACRLPYDLLVDGEERDLGDARYLLSPGDLYALHQVPELVRIGVNCLKIEGRYKDAEFVALTTASYRQAVDEAWAGLPLSITPQQERDLEQVYSRGLAPHFMAGTNHQTVVRGRAPRHRGVPVGTVRGVTERGVLAELSEPLKPGDGLVFDPANWRTPEGREEGGFLYGLWQNGQQTEDVRVGGVYELRFGRGAVDGSRVRVGDPVWRTHDPSLNARVKPLIEAGDPVYTRPISAYFVGHVGQPPQLILTDEAGHSFAATLSEPLSPARNRALDESSLREQLGKLGGTGYHLSGLSVDLRGEGFLPVSALNGLRREAVEGLTALRSQAPVRRIESVLNVSAAASSPVVTEPRLHILVRTPEQLDAALAENPDSITLDYLELYGLKPSVERVKAAGIAVRVASPRILKPTEQNLQKFLLSLDAGILVRSGGLLEGLQGSDAELTGDFSLNAANVLTARALLELGLQRLTPTHDLNAQQITELAGLVGAGRLEVIAYGHLPVFHTEHCVFCRFLSDGTDYTNCGHPCETHRIALRDERGRTHPVMADVGCRNTVFEGRPQIAAAHLKDWLGAGLRDLRLEFVHETPEGVREVIRAHRAFLKGEINAATLESRLSGLSDGGTTEGSLFIPHDFGMLDALPIV, from the coding sequence ATGTTGCGCCCCCGAGTCAAGCCCGAAGTGATGAGTCCAGTGGGAGGTTTTCCCCAACTGAAAGCAGCGGTGGAAGCCGGGGCCGACGCCGTGTTCTTCGGTGTCAATCCAGCCAGCGGTGAGGGCCGGGCAGATGGTGCTGGCTTTCACGCACGGGCCAAAGTCGGCTTTGACGCCGAGGCACTGCCTGAAATCATGCGCGGTCTGCACGCGCGTGGGGTGCAGGGTTTTGTGACCTTTAACGTGCTGGTCTTTGACCGTGAACTGCGCGACGCTGAACGCCAGTTAATGGCGCTGGCCGAGGCTGGGGTGGATGCCCTGATCGTGCAGGACCACGGCGTCGCCCGCCTCGCCCGGCAGATCTGCCCCGATCTGCCCATCCACGGCTCAACGCAGATGAGCATCACCTCTGCCGAGGGGGCCGAACACGCCCGCCGCTTCGGGGCCAGCCGCGTGGTGCTGGGCCGTGAGCTGAGCCTGAAGGACATCGAACGCATTGCCAGCCAGACCGACATAGAGCTGGAAACCTTCGTCCACGGCGCACTGTGCGTCAGCTATTCCGGCCAGTGCTTTTCCTCCGAAGCGTGGGGAGGCCGCAGCGCCAACCGGGGCCAGTGCGCCCAGGCGTGCCGGTTGCCGTATGACCTGCTGGTAGACGGCGAAGAGCGTGATCTGGGCGACGCCCGCTATTTGCTGTCCCCCGGTGACCTGTACGCGCTGCATCAGGTGCCGGAGCTGGTGCGGATCGGCGTGAATTGCCTGAAAATCGAGGGGCGCTACAAGGACGCCGAATTCGTGGCCCTGACCACCGCCTCCTACCGTCAGGCCGTGGATGAGGCGTGGGCGGGGTTGCCCCTGAGCATCACGCCGCAGCAGGAGCGGGATCTGGAGCAGGTGTATTCGCGCGGTCTGGCCCCGCATTTCATGGCCGGAACCAACCACCAGACCGTGGTGCGCGGACGTGCGCCGAGGCACCGGGGCGTGCCCGTCGGCACCGTGCGCGGCGTCACCGAACGCGGTGTGCTGGCTGAACTGTCCGAACCGCTGAAGCCCGGCGACGGTCTGGTCTTCGATCCCGCCAACTGGCGCACGCCCGAGGGTCGTGAGGAAGGCGGGTTCCTGTACGGCCTGTGGCAGAACGGACAGCAGACCGAGGATGTGCGCGTCGGCGGTGTCTACGAGCTGCGTTTTGGGCGCGGCGCGGTGGACGGCTCGCGCGTGCGGGTGGGCGATCCGGTGTGGCGCACGCACGATCCCAGCCTGAATGCCCGCGTCAAACCGCTGATTGAGGCGGGCGATCCGGTGTATACGCGCCCGATCAGCGCCTATTTCGTGGGCCATGTGGGGCAGCCGCCCCAGCTCATCCTGACTGACGAGGCGGGTCACAGCTTTGCCGCCACACTGTCAGAACCCCTGTCGCCTGCCCGTAACCGTGCGCTGGACGAATCCAGTTTGAGAGAGCAACTGGGGAAACTCGGCGGCACGGGCTATCACCTCTCCGGCCTGAGTGTGGATTTGCGCGGCGAGGGGTTTCTGCCCGTCAGCGCCCTGAACGGACTGCGGCGGGAGGCGGTGGAGGGATTGACCGCCCTCCGGTCGCAGGCTCCAGTGCGGCGGATTGAGAGCGTGCTGAATGTCTCTGCTGCCGCATCTTCGCCTGTGGTGACAGAACCACGCCTGCACATTCTCGTCCGTACCCCCGAACAACTGGACGCGGCCCTCGCAGAGAATCCTGATTCCATCACGCTGGATTATCTGGAACTGTACGGTCTGAAACCCAGTGTGGAGCGGGTGAAAGCGGCTGGAATCGCCGTGCGGGTGGCGAGTCCGCGCATCCTCAAGCCTACGGAGCAGAACTTGCAGAAGTTCCTGCTGTCGCTGGACGCCGGGATTCTGGTTCGTAGCGGGGGCCTGCTGGAAGGTTTGCAGGGTTCGGATGCGGAATTGACAGGCGACTTCTCCCTCAACGCCGCCAACGTCCTGACCGCCCGCGCGTTGCTAGAGCTGGGACTGCAAAGGCTGACGCCCACGCACGACCTGAACGCGCAGCAGATCACGGAGCTGGCCGGATTGGTGGGCGCGGGGCGGCTGGAGGTCATCGCCTACGGCCACCTGCCCGTCTTTCACACCGAGCATTGCGTGTTCTGCCGCTTCCTGAGTGATGGCACGGATTACACCAACTGCGGTCACCCCTGCGAAACCCACCGCATAGCCCTGCGCGACGAACGCGGACGTACCCATCCGGTGATGGCCGACGTGGGCTGCCGCAACACGGTGTTCGAGGGCCGTCCGCAGATTGCCGCCGCGCATCTGAAGGACTGGCTGGGGGCGGGCCTGCGGGACCTGCGCCTCGAATTCGTTCACGAAACGCCCGAGGGGGTGCGCGAGGTCATCCGTGCCCACCGCGCTTTCCTGAAGGGCGAAATAAATGCCGCCACACTCGAAAGCCGTCTCTCCGGCCTCAGCGACGGCGGGACCACCGAGGGCAGCCTGTTCATACCGCATGACTTCGGAATGCTGGACGCGCTGCCCATCGTGTAA